DNA sequence from the Vicia villosa cultivar HV-30 ecotype Madison, WI linkage group LG3, Vvil1.0, whole genome shotgun sequence genome:
TCATGCAGATGGCAATTCAAATATTTGGAGAAATGCTCTATTGTCCCAAGACAGATTTTTTAACAGAATTTCCCTCACCAGCCTCACTCAAAAATATGGTAGTTATATCAACTAAACCACCAAAGGAATTTCCTCAATCAGAAAAAGCCAGACATGATGCATCAAATGGAAgtgaatcttctgaagatgaaaCATGGGAGTTGCAAGATTCTATGGCTAAACTGAAAACTAATGACAAGGTGAAGGAATCATATAAATATATCCACAATTCCATTTTTCAAGAAACGAAATTAATCTGAATCATTGCTCCATGGCATGCAGAATGTAAGCGATGAAGAGAAGCTGGAAGATATAAGCACAAGTGATGACAAAGCAAACCAGCAAAGTCCGCGCGGATACAAACATTTGATTACAATCCATGGTGGAAAATCACATGGTACTATGAAGGATAAGCTAAAAGTTGATGATGGTAAAGTTAGAAGACTAAGCTTGAGTGAGAAGAAACTCAAAACTGCTTCTGAATCTCATGGACCTGACCTAATTAGGTACTTATTATCAATTATGAATTACAGACACAAACACGGACACAGACATAACATAACACGACACTGACACTGACAGCACGACATTCCTGAAATGCTGAATTAAACTTACCATATGGCTGGCTTCACATGCATTGTTATGGTTTCTAGGTTCACACAGAAAAATATCCTCAGAATTTTTCCTAGAGGAGAACGCGTTCAATCCTCGAACTTTAAGCCACATTTAGGTTGGATGTATGGAGCTCAGATGGTTGCATTCAATATGCAGGTTAGAATTATGATGCCGTGGCCGTTGCAAATATTGCAGACCTGTTTCTAAAACCCTATTGCAATATTGAGAATATGAAAATTTCAGATATTGAGACCCTTTTTTTTTATGACAGGGTCATGGCAAATCGCTCCGGTTGATGCAAGGGATGTTCAAAGCAAATGGAGGGTGTGGTTATGTGAAAAAACCCGAATTTCTAATTCAAGAAGGTGCCGCTTTTGATCCTAAAAAAACACTACCAGTGAAGCAAATATTAAAAGTAAGTGTACAACACttaatcactttactaacaagAAATTAAGTGGTTTCaatatacatattaatatttttcatcATGCTTAACAACAGGTAAAAGTATACAAAGGAGTTGGATGGAGAGCAGATTTCAGTCGAACACACTTCGACCGATTCTCTCCACCAGACTTTTACACAAAGGTCAGTAATTTCTCAGTTGCATAATTCTTCACACATACACTGAGATCTGAATGTTTGACAGGTTTGTATTGTTGGAGTGGGAGCTGATAGTGTGAAGAAGAAAACAAGTGTAAAGACAGACAACTGGTATCCTGTTTGGGACGAAGAGTTCGAATTCCGTTTAACTGTTCCGGAACTCGCGTTGCTTCGGATCGAAGTAAAGGATAAAGATAAAACAACAGATGATTTTGCTGGACAGACATGTTTGCCTATATCAGAACTAAAATGTGGATTTCGATCAGTTCCTTTGTGTGActtaaagggaaagaaatttaacTCTGTCAAGCTTTTACTTCGGTTCCAACTTGAAACTTAACTATATTGTAGATACTATTAAATCTAACTATAGGATTTTTTGTTTATGAGCATCAGCATCTGAAAGGTCATTGTAATGATGATATTTATCTTTATCTTCAAGGTGGTTGAAATAATATTGTTGGTGGTGGGTTTAATTTACCATGTTAATGTTATCCTTTCTGCTGCATCAAGATTAGTAACAAAATAGAATTGATTAAAAACTTGCGGTATTTTCACAAGGGCTATTTAGATTTAATGATTATTAGTATACAAGTTTTAAGGTGCACAGCACAATGATGCTAGACCTGAGACCAGAAAGTCAGTGATATTCGAATATGATGCCATACCCTCTAAATAAGGAAACTTGTGCATGGATCTTGGTGGGAGGGGTCTTTCTTTCCAGCTTCACGAGATGGTGAATCCCACCCTTATTCTCTTGCTTTGTTCACTGTTACCTTTGCTCATTGTTATCTTTATATACCTTTGTGATTGCTATACAAGAACTTCCGTCAAAAATTGTGTAGGGAATCCGGGGGCACGCTCAATGCTCCAAGACTATAAGAGAGATGATACATTTCCACCAAAAACCTTAAGACATTAggtatatgaatatttttttttttataaatctaaCATTCCACTATTCATAGATGATGTGAGACTTAATCACTCACACTTGCACCCAACAAAATGTTGGCTCAAACAATTATCCTCTAACAAATGTTTCATACTTAGTGCAATATTTTTTCACATTGAAGTATGTAGTATTTGCAAGATGCTGTCTTTGTTTACATAGTTCCTTCTACCAAAATTAATCCAAATGAAGAGACTGTAagatactacctccgttcctttttataagagacaattcactttttaggttcattgaataatcaatgtatctagtctataaatagaccaaatacattagttattgaatgaacctaaaaaatgagttttctcttataaaaaggaacggaggtagtattaaatactaaaattccatGTATGTTTATATTGAGTATGTGTTAGTTAGAAATATGTAATCTACTTGTCATTTATGTAAGTTAGTTAGATAGTTAGTTTAATTTATGTATGGGTTATTCTTGATCTACATTTGTATAAATACACCATCCAAATTAATATTCAAGAGAAATTAGTCTATGTCTCTCTCCCCAGAAGCACGTGGATATCTACCATAAGAGCCAATGGCTGTTGAAGACCCTCCAGAAAGATAGGGAGAAGTGGGAGGAGAAGATGGCGAAGGTGAAAGCCCATGCCAAAAAGATCTCCATTAAGAAGGAATCCATGAAGAAATCCTTGGATACCGCCCTTCTTTGTCAAAAGGAGTTGGAGAAAGAGGTGTTAGAGCTCACTAATGAGACAATGTCTACTTTTGGAATCCACTTCAAGTGCGCCAAGGAACTGGTTTCCTTTCTTTACTGCAATCTAGACCTGAGCCAAATGGATTTTCTTAAACTCGTCTATGGTGGCCAGATGGTGAATGTGGAGGCAGTGGCCTACCTAGAGGTTGAAAGTCTCGCTCCTGTCGAGAACACCCATGACAAGGGTGGGGTGACAGATGACAGTGAATTTGGAATCCCTTAGCCAGAGAATGTTGTTGAGAAGGAGATGACTAAAGAGGAGAATTGATGGTTTGCTTGTTTCTCGACATATAatggctttgaatttctttgCCCTTTCGGAGGCTTTTTGTTGTAATGAACAACGGCGCCCCTTGGACGCTTTCTAAGTAAATTGTCTTTATTGTCTTTCATAGCTATTTCTGCACAATTAAACCTCTAGCTATGGGCTAAATGCGTCCATTATCATCGTTACCCTTGCAATATTTTGACTGCTTTAAGAACCGCAAAGGGACTCAATGCTTTATCCATCTTAGGAGGTGGCAAGGATCCTCATTAGGGACCCGACGTTTTGACCGCCTCTATGTGAGGCAACGATCCCACATAAGGATCTACCATATTGATCGTCTCTATGGAAGGCCAGGATCCGACATAGGGATCCATCATTTTGGTTGCCTCAATGAGTGGCAAGGATCATAGTTAGGGATCCCACGATTTGATCGCCTTTATAGGTGGCAAATATACCACTTAAGGATCTAGTATTTTGATCGCCTCTATGGGCATCAATGATCACACTTAGGGACCAGTGATTTGATCGCGTCTATGGGCGGCAAGGATTCCACTTAGGGATCTAGCATTTTGATCGCCTATATGGACGGCAAGGATCCCACTTAGGGATCCAACAATTTGTCCGCCTCTATGGGGGACAATGATCCCGCGTAGGGATCCAACATATTGGTAGTCTCTATGGACAACAAGGATCTCACGTAGGGATCTAGCATTTTGATATGGGTGACATAACTACTAATGCCAAAAAAACGCTAGCTTCTAGTTAGTCCATTTGGAAATACCCCCGCTaacatttcttggtttggtgGGATGACCTTGATGGCGACTCTTTGTAAATTGGGCGAGGTAGTCACTCAGCGACTATAATGACCATGTTGTATGTTGAATATGCTGGTGGTGGACAATTTCATGTGACGAATGACGACAAACTAATGCACAAGTTTCTTTACCAACTTCCATAGCTGGCGATGGAGGCACATGATAGACCCATATACCATCACAAAGAAACATCCCTGAAAGTTCGAGATATCATCTTGCACTTCAGGGAGTGAGACGCTCCTATGACAGCCATATGTGTGTTAATGGAGGTGATATGCTCGTAGTGATCGTTATGCCCATCAAACTTGACCAAAGAGAGGGGACTTGAATACCTCAAGGAAAAACCGCCCCCATATCTCGTTTAAGAGTGACTAGGGGTCCAACACTTCCATCTACTCTGAGAGATTGGACTCTTGTTGGTGCCCTCTAATGTTGTGAACATCTTCCTCTAGTGTCTAGTTATGGTGGCACGCATCTCCGCTAAAGCGTTGacattaggggtggaaataggccaggcctatatcaggggcctacaggctagcctatataggctcaggccaggctacgcattatttttaaatagaaaaggcctaggtttctttataagcctatttagttaaaaaggctaggcctcaggccctaaaaatgccttttaagcctatcaggccggcctatttaaataaatatgaatactttttttatgatcattatgttatgttttgtactttgaattaaaatacataaataaaacatggttgtcttgaagaacttgtgaaaataagatgaaaacacctaatgaaaattgttttcataagttttcttaaacaaatagtctcctagaacttatgctaatagataatttaaaataagttagtctttttaaacattattttaattggttatttacatatgtctaaaataaataggcttttatgtaggctaacaggctaaccaggccttcgaaaaggccaggctcaggcctaaaaaataagcctacgacaggctacaggccaggcttaggcttcggtttttttgacaggccaggttcaggtttggcaaagcctagctcggcccagcctatttccacccctagttgACATCACTGCTACTGCTGGTACCTTCTAAATCATGGTTGAGAGTGGCTAGGTGTAGGAGTGGAAGGTGATAGCGAGTAAGGTGATGCTGATGAAAAAGGTGCGGTTTATGTTAGTTTTACCGGGACCCCACGGTGGACGCAACCCCGTCCGTACTGGTAAAAAAGTGTAGGTGTGTGTGTTACTCCTGCAAGTACAAGGATATTTAGAGAATTTAATAAGTATATTACATTATATAGTGGTTAGAGCTTGCTCACGACGGCGAGAAGCCATGTACAGTGGTGTTTTGTGGTGGTTCAGAGGACCTGCTCACGTGAGGTAGATGAGAGACTTTGTATATTAATAGGGTGCTTAAATATAAGCGTATGTAGGATGTGATCTGAGTTAAGATTTATCCCCTTCTCTCCTGAAGGAGAGGTATTTATAAATGTTTTTTGGACTTAGAGTTTGAGAAACCCTTAAGGAGATCAATTGATCCCTCGTGATTAAGGGAAATTATTGACCATTTTCAAGAAATTGTGGTGGACTTCCTCCTCTAACCAATACAGAATGAAATTATCAACGGAAGTTATTCATAGATTGAGTTATATTATATAAGGAATATACCCATGAAGAAAGCATAACTTTATACAATCCTCAATGTACAagcttaaaatcaattccaatttTCGGTTACCACATGGAAAGGATCGCAACAATCATAAATATTAACGGATTTGAAAGCACGCCTTGTACATTAACACATATATTTCTTAGAATTTAAAAATATCTAATCCAATTATTCAACTAATAATAACTCACATTTtctcaaaaaataaaattaataacaacTCATGTATGTGACATCTTACCACATTCATCCTAAGGTGCCTTGTGTCCCATTCAACATTTTCATTCAATAGAAGTTACACCGTGGGACCAACCGACAACAACATTTCTTTTCTCTTCGATTGCCAACGAAACACGAAACGTATCCATTCCATTCTCTTTCTTCTCAGATCAAAAAAATATTATCCTCAATACACAGAACTCACACGTACTCACCAATACACCATCCACACGCTTATGTAGttatcattattatcatcaaaCTGTTGTTTCTCTCTGAAACAAACGATCAAACCAATGACTTCCAAACCAAAAAAACAAACTTACAGCGTCTGTTTTTGCTGCCGGCGCCGATTCAAACTCGGCGTATCAGAAGCACCGCCGCAGATAAAGGAACTCTATGACAATTACTCCGATGAGAACGCCATCATGACCGCATCTCATCTTCAAAGGTTCCTCGTCGAGGTGCAGGGAGATAAGAACTTCACAGAGAATGAAGCACAATCCATCATCGACGGTCATAAGCATTTGAGTATCTTCCATCGAAGAGGTCTCAATCTCGAAAGCTTCTTCAAGTTTCTCTTCAGTGATAATAACCCTCCCCTCTTACCTTCTCGCGGGGTATAATCTAATCCTTTTCTTTTTCACCtattttgttgattttgtgtTTTCTATGTGGATTTGTAATTTTTATGAACTATTTTGTTTTGATTACGGTGTTTGTGTTATTTCAGGTGCATCAAGATATGAGTTTACCGTTGTCTCATTATTACATACACACTGGTCATAATTCCTATCTTACTGGAAATCAGCTTAGTAGTGATTGCAGTGATGCTCCTATCATCCTTGCGCTTCAGAGAGGGGTTAGGGTTATTGAGTTGGATATATGGCCTAATGGATCTAAGGATGATATTGAAGTTCTTCATGGAAGGTAAGCTTGGGATTTATATTTATTACgatttgatgatgaagattcaTCCATGTATTTTACTAATGGTAAGAAAATGATGCAATCAATCTTACAGGACATTGACTACTCCTGTCGCGCTTATCAAATGTTTGAGGTCTATTAAGGAGCATGCGTTCGTGGCGTCGGAGTATCCGGTTGTGATAACATTAGAAGACCATCTTACTCCTGATCTTCAGGCCAAAGTGGCTCAGGTTAGTTACTTGGAATTCTATTGGAATTCAAAATGTTTACATTCTTATATCTGGTTGCTGATAACTTGATACAAAAGTTTGATAGATACCAGTTTTGATAGTATGCTTTATTGTTAAACGTTGTTGACGGTTGATAGTCCTGTTCAAATTACAGATGGTTACTCAAACATTTGGAGACATACTATTTTGTCCGAGCTCGGAAAGCTTGAAGGAATTTCCTTCGCCCGACTCGCTCAAAAAGAGGATTATCATATCAACAAAACCACCTAAAGAGTACCTTGAGGCAAAAGAAGGCCAGGAAAAAGAGGAATCAGTTAAGGGAAAGTCTTTAGGTGATGAAGAAGCTTGGGGCAAAGAAGTCCCTAGTTTGAGAGGCGGTACCATATCTGATTACAAGGTTTGATACTAACTCAATGTTGTATATAAATTGCAATGACTAGATTGGTTGATTCGTTTTTCTTGCTTGCCATCTTTAGCAGAACAGTGGCGGCGACGATGAAGATGATCTTAATGAGGAGGAAGAttctgatgaagaagaaaagccaCGTCAAAATGTTTCAGATGAATATAGACGTTTAATTGCTATTCATGCTGGGAAACCTAAAGGTGGACTAGTGGAAGGTCTCAaagtggatcctgataaagtGAGACGTCTAAGTTTAAGTGAGTCACAGCTTGAAAAGGCAGCTGAAACATATGGAAAAGAAATTGTCAGGTATACTGTTAAATGATTCCAGTTAGTCCTTAAGAATGCATCCGTTTCCGTGTGCTTGGCCTCCCGCATTATGATATTTAACTGTCTATAGCTCTTCGAAATAAAGATGTAGTAGAACACATTGCAGGATGAGttctttatttataaatattgatTTCCTAATTGCTGACAGGTTTACTCAGAGGAATATACTGAGAGTGTATCCGAAAGGTACTCGCATTACCTCTTCAAATTATAATCCATTAATTGGGTGGATGCACGGAGCTCAGATGGTTGCATTTAACATGCAGGTATCTTCTTTTTGGTATTTACTAATGATATTGATATCATGAAAGATTTCTACTAATCTGTTTTTTCCATCGGTGCTTTCCTTGACAGGGGTATGGAAGATCTCTTTGGTTGATGCAAGGAATGTTCAAAGCCAATGGAGGCTGTGGTTTTGTTAAAAAACCAGATTTTCTATTAAAAACTGGTCCCAATAATGAGGTTTTTGATCCTAAAGCTTCTTTGCCATTGAAAACTACTTTGAAGGTGAGGCCTTTATTGCATGGAGATTTTTGTGACTCTTACAAGGACTATGTACACTATCTACCTCTTTCATGTATCTCTAGACTATATTCTAACAAATCTTATTGTTTTCTTACTCTTAATTAGGTGACTGTATATATGGGGGAAGGATGGTATTATGATTTCAAGCATACACACTTTGATCAATTCTCACCTCCAGACTTCTATACAAGGGTAAGACAATCTACATGACTGTTTGGATTAGCTTATTTTAGTTTATCTACTGGCATAACCACTTGTGCGATTGTTTTAGATAGTTTATAGAAACAACATATGGCATGTCCATAAGTTGTTTTCAGattattttcataatattttcaataaagtttatgaaaacaacttatacgaaaaaaatttaatttgatttcatCTTTTGGAATATAAATACCTTATACATAAGTCCTTATATGATAAACGCTTATGTTATTAGTACTTAACTAATAtgttaatcaaaagtttcaaacaatCATGTTCTAGTTATAACATCGATATGTTTTATAATGCTTCCTTGCATTCTATTGCATATGTTAAGTGATAACTTCCCTTTAAAGCTTCTAACATTTCAACTCTATCTGATAAATTCTTATGCAGGTGGGGATTGCTGGAGTCCCTTTTGACACTATTatgaaaaaaactaaaacaaaagagGATAGTTGGTTGCCTTCTTGGAATGAGGTATTCGAGTTCCCGCTTTCAGTTCCGGAGTTGGCGCTGCTTCGTATAGAAGTTCATGAGTATGACATGTCTGAGAAGGATGACTTTGGTGGGCAAACATGTTTACCTGTGTGGGAACTAAGAAGTGGAATTCGAGCGGTTCCATTACATTCCCGCAAAGGAGTTAAATACAACAATGTAAAGCTTCTCATGCGCTTTGAGTTCATCTGATTTTGTGTATTCTCTGCTATATATTTTGTACAGCAATTACAATATGATACAAGAGTTTGTATGTAGCTGTGTGTAGTACTAGTACAGTACATTGTTTATTTTGGATTATGTTTTTTTTCCCTTTTGATATTTACACAAATATCTAAGGGCGTGAGAATAATTTGTTGGTAGATGTTTTAGTTGTGTCTACCAAAGAGTGTGTTTCATCTGAATTTGAAGGTTGTTTTGAGAAGAAAGTGTATCATTGTGTTGTAAGGCTTGTCAATACTATTCAATATGAAGGTTGTGTTTTGGATCTGACAACGCTGTTCTAAATCATGACAGATAGACAAAACATCTATTAAAAAACTGATTCCTTCTCATTAGTGGCATATATTGATGCCTATTCACAATCATAATTGTTGACGGAGAAACAAGCTACCGACTTTTTTTTAAAGGCCAAAATAAGAATATATTACTATAGGCCTAAGCAATGCCACCAAAACAAAAAGTTCTGAAACAGATACAGTCTCCCATACGATAAGCCACAAACAACTCCAACAGCAATTGGCTTGATGAATAATGAAGCAGCAAACACATCAATTGACAGAATTAAGAAACAATACACTACAACCAACAACACACTAATCTGGCAGCAGGCAGATTAAATAAGCCCCATCAGATTCGAAGTTCCAAACCAGCCCGACAGATATGTCATTCTGcagaaaaaaaaatcataccAGTTCCAATCTGCTGTGGCAGCGACACTGCCAGAAACAACCCCGCCAACCTGATTACCAGCATACACCTTGCCAATAGATAGATGACACTATGAATCACAGTAGCTTCTTCCTCACTCAGTCTAAAGAAATTGCATCCTCTTGACAGGTATTTACCGTTTCCCACCCAGACAATCTATTGGATTTGAGATCCACTAATTAAgaggaaaaataaacaaaattgcaTGCTCTTCTTGACAAGTATTTACACTTTTCAACCCACACAATCTTTTGGATTTGAGATCCACTGATTAAGAGGAAAAGTAAACCCTTTAACCTTGAGCAATCTCCACGATATCTTTGATGCAACTAACTTCAATATGATTGGTATTCCTAAATATTTTGTCATTGCGTGTCCTCCAAATTATCCAAATGCACACGTATCAAATGACTATGAATTTCTCCTTGAGAACCCTGCCACCGCTGGACTAAACCTGTAATATGGAAAAATGTgagaaacataaacaaaatctAGCCATCTTAGGATCTCACTTCATACCAACAACACTACCGGACATTCGAAGAAAATGTGCGAAACACTTCCTTCATTACCGCAGCCAAATGAGCACGAATTTTGAGAATCAACTAAGATACCTCTTTTAGTTAAGTTGTCTCTAGTCGGTATTTCATTTTGCCAAATCCTCCCAACCAATactaac
Encoded proteins:
- the LOC131656128 gene encoding phosphoinositide phospholipase C 6-like, which produces MKAKILKLSKMLTKKGKVNKEEPPLDLIEAFFKFSNGENHMSKDQLLGFMVEYQGEQNCTLLDLEPIIKKVVQMGSSSSSIETRNVEGLGIDDFVNFLLLDDFNGPLKNEVHHDMEAPLSYYFMYTGHNSYLTGNQLTSVSSDVPIIEALKQGVRVIELDLWPSSTKDGGIKVVHGRTLTTPVALTKCLESIKKHAFVKSDYPVILTLEDHLTPKLQAKFAQMAIQIFGEMLYCPKTDFLTEFPSPASLKNMVVISTKPPKEFPQSEKARHDASNGSESSEDETWELQDSMAKLKTNDKNVSDEEKLEDISTSDDKANQQSPRGYKHLITIHGGKSHGTMKDKLKVDDGKVRRLSLSEKKLKTASESHGPDLIRFTQKNILRIFPRGERVQSSNFKPHLGWMYGAQMVAFNMQGHGKSLRLMQGMFKANGGCGYVKKPEFLIQEGAAFDPKKTLPVKQILKVKVYKGVGWRADFSRTHFDRFSPPDFYTKVCIVGVGADSVKKKTSVKTDNWYPVWDEEFEFRLTVPELALLRIEVKDKDKTTDDFAGQTCLPISELKCGFRSVPLCDLKGKKFNSVKLLLRFQLET
- the LOC131661953 gene encoding phosphoinositide phospholipase C 2-like isoform X1 translates to MTSKPKKQTYSVCFCCRRRFKLGVSEAPPQIKELYDNYSDENAIMTASHLQRFLVEVQGDKNFTENEAQSIIDGHKHLSIFHRRGLNLESFFKFLFSDNNPPLLPSRGVHQDMSLPLSHYYIHTGHNSYLTGNQLSSDCSDAPIILALQRGVRVIELDIWPNGSKDDIEVLHGRTLTTPVALIKCLRSIKEHAFVASEYPVVITLEDHLTPDLQAKVAQMVTQTFGDILFCPSSESLKEFPSPDSLKKRIIISTKPPKEYLEAKEGQEKEESVKGKSLGDEEAWGKEVPSLRGGTISDYKQNSGGDDEDDLNEEEDSDEEEKPRQNVSDEYRRLIAIHAGKPKGGLVEGLKVDPDKVRRLSLSESQLEKAAETYGKEIVRFTQRNILRVYPKGTRITSSNYNPLIGWMHGAQMVAFNMQGYGRSLWLMQGMFKANGGCGFVKKPDFLLKTGPNNEVFDPKASLPLKTTLKVTVYMGEGWYYDFKHTHFDQFSPPDFYTRVGIAGVPFDTIMKKTKTKEDSWLPSWNEVFEFPLSVPELALLRIEVHEYDMSEKDDFGGQTCLPVWELRSGIRAVPLHSRKGVKYNNVKLLMRFEFI
- the LOC131661953 gene encoding phosphoinositide phospholipase C 2-like isoform X2, translating into MTSKPKKQTYSVCFCCRRRFKLGVSEAPPQIKELYDNYSDENAIMTASHLQRFLVEVQGDKNFTENEAQSIIDGHKHLSIFHRRGLNLESFFKFLFSDNNPPLLPSRGVHQDMSLPLSHYYIHTGHNSYLTGNQLSSDCSDAPIILALQRGVRVIELDIWPNGSKDDIEVLHGRTLTTPVALIKCLRSIKEHAFVASEYPVVITLEDHLTPDLQAKVAQMVTQTFGDILFCPSSESLKEFPSPDSLKKRIIISTKPPKEYLEAKEGQEKEESVKGKSLGDEEAWGKEVPSLRGGTISDYKNSGGDDEDDLNEEEDSDEEEKPRQNVSDEYRRLIAIHAGKPKGGLVEGLKVDPDKVRRLSLSESQLEKAAETYGKEIVRFTQRNILRVYPKGTRITSSNYNPLIGWMHGAQMVAFNMQGYGRSLWLMQGMFKANGGCGFVKKPDFLLKTGPNNEVFDPKASLPLKTTLKVTVYMGEGWYYDFKHTHFDQFSPPDFYTRVGIAGVPFDTIMKKTKTKEDSWLPSWNEVFEFPLSVPELALLRIEVHEYDMSEKDDFGGQTCLPVWELRSGIRAVPLHSRKGVKYNNVKLLMRFEFI